In one window of Mobiluncus massiliensis DNA:
- a CDS encoding ATP-binding cassette domain-containing protein has protein sequence MVNQTAAASPRFSTTLSPVSNPLISVRGLTKIYGQADTERAVTALDNVDVDFPRAQFTAIMGPSGSGKSSLLHILAGLDSFQSGTVKVAGRDLSQLNAAELTRFRRDKIGFIFQSFNLVPTLNVAENIELSAMVRRHSPDRRRLKALVKELDMESRLGAFPSELSGGQQQKVACARALLTAPEVVFADEPTGNLDSASSAQVLSFLRAAARDWEQSVIMVTHEPDAAKYADRVLFLFDGQIVGQLENPTRETILEAEQNLGDVRQARKRAGQLGAPQSLRDVDPEALEKDLTAVMSLPKIEEETDSEQVESPTEEAAVLPKSAPDTQPSSISPYLQSAFPVGHTAPESSPTPAPAPPPPSRRQRDTALTFANLGIAEANPEPNELADSLARGDFKWPSMSVARPDSPDDTNDLLGKPLASGFASSEAGWSSAAAGEHNATFDSVIAGSAKSADDSYDTAQDSDPTDYGDTGFNPFDFTDKPAPTVSGAGDSGTPPLSRRPILGGIAAKKSAPTASTPVLPPDVAAPVAPPTTDAWADNPPTLVPSSASSRILSEAFTPETVPAESAEPDSPHPQFPESVAAQSDTMSSTEVPAAEPEPQPEFFAEPEPEPEPEPQPKPEPTRERPRRPRRPAVDPHLAEAEGKNELLAMIEQAEKLLAASGAAINDATETLQETAAPHDSRPSDSALAARTPRDTAASSTPYGGNPNLPSRGKTPDQELLIARADAMLAQAEARSATLQDDLRNLGRTPGSATPDTPAVPVPGADPAETFPPNLRTPSLKYPSKGR, from the coding sequence TTGGTCAATCAAACCGCTGCGGCATCACCGAGATTTTCCACCACGCTTTCTCCGGTCTCAAATCCTCTCATCAGCGTCCGCGGTCTGACTAAAATTTATGGTCAAGCCGATACGGAGCGCGCTGTCACAGCTTTGGATAACGTGGACGTGGATTTCCCCCGCGCCCAGTTCACCGCCATTATGGGGCCTTCCGGGTCCGGGAAATCCTCCCTGCTGCACATTTTGGCAGGGCTAGATTCGTTTCAATCCGGGACGGTCAAGGTTGCCGGACGTGACCTGTCTCAGCTGAACGCCGCAGAGCTGACCCGGTTTCGCCGCGACAAAATCGGGTTTATTTTTCAGTCATTTAACTTGGTGCCCACGTTGAACGTTGCGGAAAATATCGAGTTGTCAGCGATGGTGCGCCGCCATTCTCCGGATCGACGCCGGCTAAAAGCGCTGGTCAAAGAGCTGGATATGGAATCCCGGCTGGGCGCCTTCCCCTCCGAACTGAGCGGAGGGCAACAGCAAAAGGTGGCTTGCGCGCGCGCGTTGCTGACCGCCCCGGAGGTCGTTTTCGCTGATGAGCCGACCGGAAACCTCGATTCGGCTTCATCAGCACAGGTTCTTTCGTTCCTGCGGGCGGCCGCGCGCGACTGGGAACAGTCAGTCATCATGGTCACCCACGAACCGGACGCCGCGAAATACGCAGACCGGGTACTGTTCCTGTTTGACGGCCAAATCGTCGGCCAACTGGAGAACCCGACCCGCGAAACCATCCTCGAAGCGGAGCAAAATCTCGGCGATGTGCGGCAAGCGCGGAAACGCGCGGGACAACTGGGCGCGCCCCAGTCTCTACGTGACGTTGATCCGGAGGCGTTGGAAAAGGATCTAACCGCCGTCATGAGTTTGCCAAAAATTGAAGAGGAAACCGACTCTGAACAGGTGGAATCGCCCACAGAGGAAGCCGCGGTTTTGCCAAAATCGGCACCGGACACGCAGCCTTCCTCCATCTCCCCGTACTTACAAAGCGCGTTCCCAGTCGGGCATACCGCCCCCGAATCCAGCCCGACACCTGCCCCCGCGCCTCCTCCCCCGTCGCGTCGCCAACGCGATACTGCCCTCACTTTTGCAAACCTCGGCATCGCCGAGGCAAACCCCGAGCCGAACGAACTGGCAGATTCCCTGGCTCGTGGCGATTTCAAGTGGCCCAGTATGTCCGTGGCGCGCCCCGATTCCCCGGACGACACTAATGATTTATTGGGTAAACCGCTCGCTTCCGGCTTTGCCAGCTCTGAGGCGGGCTGGAGCTCCGCTGCGGCGGGCGAACACAACGCTACCTTTGATTCCGTGATTGCCGGGTCCGCCAAGTCGGCTGACGACAGTTACGACACCGCACAAGATTCTGACCCCACAGATTACGGTGATACCGGGTTTAATCCGTTCGATTTTACGGACAAGCCCGCGCCTACCGTTAGCGGTGCAGGGGACTCGGGGACACCCCCCTTGTCGCGCCGTCCGATTTTGGGCGGTATCGCTGCGAAGAAGTCCGCACCAACGGCTTCGACACCGGTCCTTCCCCCGGATGTGGCCGCGCCGGTCGCGCCGCCGACCACGGACGCTTGGGCGGATAATCCTCCCACGTTGGTGCCCAGTTCGGCTTCGTCCCGGATTTTGTCCGAGGCGTTTACCCCCGAAACGGTCCCGGCGGAATCCGCCGAGCCTGATTCGCCACACCCGCAGTTCCCTGAGTCAGTTGCCGCGCAATCAGACACGATGTCCTCGACCGAAGTCCCGGCTGCCGAACCCGAACCGCAACCGGAATTTTTCGCCGAGCCAGAACCAGAACCAGAACCCGAACCGCAACCGAAACCCGAGCCGACCCGCGAAAGGCCGCGCCGGCCGCGCCGCCCCGCCGTCGACCCCCACTTGGCCGAAGCCGAAGGCAAGAACGAGCTGCTAGCCATGATTGAACAGGCGGAAAAACTCTTGGCCGCTTCGGGCGCAGCCATCAACGACGCCACGGAAACCCTGCAGGAAACCGCCGCGCCGCACGACTCGCGCCCTTCGGATTCGGCACTTGCAGCACGAACCCCTCGCGACACCGCGGCCTCGTCAACCCCTTACGGTGGAAATCCGAACTTGCCCAGCCGCGGGAAAACTCCCGACCAAGAACTGCTCATCGCCCGCGCAGACGCCATGTTAGCCCAGGCAGAAGCCCGTTCGGCGACTCTGCAAGACGATCTGCGAAACCTGGGACGCACCCCCGGCTCGGCAACCCCGGACACCCCAGCTGTCCCCGTCCCCGGCGCGGACCCAGCGGAAACCTTCCCCCCGAACTTGCGCACTCCTTCCTTGAAATACCCCTCTAAAGGCCGGTAA
- a CDS encoding EamA family transporter, with protein MPGKARKPVPAPLIFFTEGVIQYVGAGFAVTLFALMGTLTVAWLRTVFAAIILLAWRRPWGARALTRSGYVWSCLFGTALVCMNMTFYEAIARLPLGTTVSVEFLGPVIFAAIGITGWLGKFSVLLAFSGVVMIGGLGLDMGNPTDRMGLFWALVAGGMWVAYMALGRKVAVLGRGIDSLSVALAFGSCLQLPLAWPDIHVAFSSWYVFSLALLMSMCSSFVPYILELVVLRDVSAAIFALLSALLPVTSLLVGVIMLRQFPSWPEVGGLILVSVAVAMTYRRDPADTAVPTPAEQTD; from the coding sequence ATGCCTGGAAAAGCACGAAAACCCGTTCCTGCGCCCCTGATTTTCTTTACCGAGGGCGTCATTCAGTATGTGGGAGCTGGCTTCGCGGTGACGCTGTTTGCCCTGATGGGGACGTTAACCGTGGCTTGGTTGCGGACTGTCTTTGCGGCAATAATTTTGCTGGCGTGGCGCCGGCCCTGGGGTGCCCGGGCGCTCACTCGCAGCGGCTATGTGTGGTCCTGCCTTTTTGGAACCGCCCTGGTCTGTATGAATATGACATTTTACGAGGCGATTGCGCGGCTTCCCCTGGGGACTACCGTTTCCGTAGAGTTCCTGGGGCCGGTCATTTTTGCGGCCATCGGCATCACCGGCTGGCTGGGCAAGTTCTCGGTTCTGTTGGCGTTCTCCGGCGTAGTCATGATTGGCGGGCTGGGCCTGGACATGGGCAATCCGACTGACCGGATGGGCCTGTTCTGGGCGCTGGTCGCCGGGGGAATGTGGGTCGCCTACATGGCTTTGGGTCGCAAAGTTGCGGTTTTGGGTCGCGGCATCGATTCCTTGTCCGTAGCCCTGGCCTTCGGTTCGTGCCTGCAGCTGCCCCTGGCCTGGCCTGACATCCACGTTGCGTTCAGCTCGTGGTACGTTTTCAGCCTGGCCCTGCTGATGAGCATGTGTTCCTCCTTTGTGCCTTACATCCTGGAACTGGTGGTGCTGCGCGATGTTTCCGCCGCCATTTTCGCGCTGCTCTCAGCTTTGTTGCCGGTAACGTCCCTGCTGGTAGGCGTGATTATGCTGCGGCAGTTTCCGAGCTGGCCAGAAGTGGGCGGCCTAATTTTGGTATCGGTAGCGGTGGCAATGACCTATCGGCGCGACCCCGCCGATACAGCCGTCCCCACCCCTGCTGAACAGACGGACTAA
- a CDS encoding YggS family pyridoxal phosphate-dependent enzyme, protein MTGFSQRLQALSQRVAAAAAAAGRDGESIRILPVSKTHPVADLREALAAGAREFGENKPQELAAKAAELGANLGLGADGNEASPRWIQIGNLQRNKAKLIVANGAELQSLDSAKLAQTLNRLLDQAGRTLEVMIEVNTSGEDAKHGIAPEETLELARLVIDQPRLHLIGLMTVAAHVDQVGERGVFEMFSQLAGLREAVSGLPGGADCRELSMGMSGDFELAIAAGSTCVRVGSALFGPRDYAQKPVQ, encoded by the coding sequence ATGACCGGATTCTCACAGCGTTTGCAAGCCCTCTCCCAGCGGGTCGCCGCGGCGGCCGCGGCCGCGGGACGCGATGGCGAGTCAATCCGAATCCTTCCGGTCAGCAAAACCCACCCGGTTGCGGACCTGCGCGAAGCCCTCGCCGCGGGAGCGCGCGAATTCGGGGAAAACAAACCCCAAGAACTGGCCGCGAAAGCTGCGGAACTCGGCGCGAACCTGGGCTTGGGCGCTGACGGGAACGAGGCAAGTCCCCGCTGGATCCAAATCGGCAACCTCCAGCGCAACAAAGCGAAACTCATCGTTGCAAACGGTGCGGAACTGCAATCCCTCGATTCCGCGAAACTGGCACAAACCCTGAACCGGCTACTTGACCAGGCGGGACGGACCCTAGAAGTCATGATTGAAGTCAACACTTCCGGTGAGGACGCGAAACACGGGATTGCGCCCGAAGAAACCCTGGAACTGGCGCGGCTGGTCATTGACCAGCCCCGACTGCACCTCATCGGCTTGATGACGGTGGCCGCGCACGTGGATCAGGTCGGCGAGCGTGGCGTTTTCGAGATGTTTTCCCAGCTCGCGGGGTTGCGAGAGGCGGTTTCGGGGCTGCCCGGCGGTGCGGATTGTCGGGAACTGTCGATGGGCATGAGCGGGGATTTCGAGTTGGCCATCGCGGCGGGCTCGACGTGTGTGCGGGTCGGTTCGGCCCTGTTTGGTCCTCGAGATTACGCGCAAAAGCCTGTCCAGTGA
- a CDS encoding septum formation initiator family protein, giving the protein MKRPSLKPRQPSDADKPTPHGSAASNASARKPRKTGQSGKPGKPGKPVDSAFSRAKTTPRTPAAEAPGSTRIARLLTLAAVALAVFLVVFSPLRSWMDQQQQARSLAAQIAQVKAQNAELEAEIKRYQDPEYISRQARERLGYVKPGEITYVVVDPPGAKKPQLTSGWTDKDTNDLPWFRQIVVGLEVAGAAPAPETTPGADGTTSAPGAKTTEPPASPGKTNPEPAPKSSNAPTHN; this is encoded by the coding sequence GTGAAGCGTCCCAGTTTGAAACCGCGCCAACCTTCTGACGCGGATAAGCCAACCCCGCACGGTTCGGCTGCGTCAAACGCTTCTGCCCGAAAACCCAGGAAAACCGGGCAATCCGGAAAACCGGGGAAACCCGGGAAACCCGTGGACTCGGCCTTTTCCCGAGCAAAGACCACGCCGCGCACCCCCGCTGCGGAAGCTCCCGGCTCGACCCGCATCGCCCGCCTTTTGACGCTGGCGGCCGTAGCCCTCGCCGTGTTCCTGGTCGTGTTTTCACCGCTGCGTTCCTGGATGGATCAGCAGCAGCAGGCTCGCTCGCTGGCAGCCCAGATTGCCCAGGTCAAAGCGCAAAATGCCGAGCTGGAAGCGGAAATCAAACGCTATCAAGACCCCGAGTATATTTCCCGCCAAGCCCGCGAACGTTTGGGATACGTGAAACCCGGCGAGATTACCTATGTCGTAGTTGATCCTCCCGGCGCGAAAAAACCGCAGCTGACCAGCGGTTGGACCGACAAAGATACGAATGATTTGCCGTGGTTCCGCCAAATCGTCGTTGGGTTGGAAGTCGCGGGGGCCGCTCCCGCCCCGGAAACGACCCCGGGCGCTGACGGGACAACCTCCGCTCCGGGGGCGAAAACTACCGAACCGCCCGCGAGCCCTGGCAAAACCAATCCAGAACCAGCCCCGAAATCCTCGAACGCCCCGACCCATAACTGA
- a CDS encoding DUF501 domain-containing protein, whose amino-acid sequence MITPASPEDLRIIAAQLGRVPRGVLGVAARCGDCGASSGASPASHEGGISADRQRGISAGHQAVNPVGYPSDNPVGRLTDFPAGQGDSVPAGHPAVIASAPRLPGGEPFPTFYYLTCPAAVAAVSHLEANGVMREAEALLEANPQIATAYARAHELYIRQRTQAGEAAGIGEVPEIAGVSAGGMPRRVKCFHALLGHALAVGRGVNPIGDWVLDRLAELPASDPHRWTPATCAWKLDETVGERGR is encoded by the coding sequence GTGATTACACCCGCTAGCCCGGAAGATTTGCGCATTATTGCAGCTCAACTGGGGCGCGTCCCGCGGGGAGTTCTGGGGGTCGCCGCCCGGTGCGGGGATTGCGGCGCGTCATCTGGTGCCAGTCCCGCCAGTCATGAGGGAGGTATTTCTGCTGACCGTCAGAGGGGTATTTCCGCAGGTCACCAGGCTGTTAATCCCGTTGGTTATCCCAGTGATAATCCCGTTGGTCGCCTTACCGATTTTCCTGCTGGTCAAGGGGACAGTGTTCCTGCTGGTCACCCGGCAGTCATTGCGAGCGCCCCGCGCCTGCCCGGCGGCGAGCCGTTCCCCACGTTTTATTACCTGACCTGCCCGGCGGCGGTCGCGGCCGTGTCACACCTGGAGGCAAACGGGGTCATGCGCGAAGCGGAAGCCCTGCTGGAGGCAAACCCGCAGATAGCGACCGCTTATGCCCGTGCTCATGAACTTTATATTCGCCAGCGCACCCAGGCCGGCGAAGCCGCCGGAATCGGGGAAGTCCCCGAAATCGCAGGCGTGTCGGCTGGAGGAATGCCTCGCCGGGTCAAGTGTTTCCACGCCCTGCTCGGACACGCTTTGGCGGTGGGCCGAGGCGTGAATCCTATCGGGGATTGGGTGTTGGACCGGCTGGCGGAGTTGCCGGCGAGTGACCCGCATCGCTGGACGCCCGCGACTTGTGCGTGGAAATTGGACGAAACTGTTGGGGAAAGGGGTCGGTAA
- a CDS encoding phosphatase: MRLAAIDCGTHSIRLLISEVDPHSGAMADVMRLNRIVGLGEGVDRTGHLSPAALERTFAAVEEYAGFVRREDVQQIRMVATSASRDADNFSQFSAGVQARLGVTPEVISGRVEATLGFTGTLSAHRDIASPALTVDIGGGSTEFAFGQANPDTGQFDQVTAAVSMNMGSTRVTERYLRPAEDACGVPSEDAISQAGQFVDSLIAQASASVPLERAREVVGVAGSVTTLTALELGLDSYEPDKINGAVLDSGALRERARRLIRMPHAEKAQLGPMHPQRVRQIAGGVLVWERILAWLEAHPASGLADSSAMPAGEQRGTFPVRTSENDILDGIILSQIP; encoded by the coding sequence ATGCGTTTGGCGGCGATTGATTGTGGAACTCACTCGATTCGTTTGCTGATTAGTGAGGTTGATCCCCACTCCGGAGCAATGGCTGATGTGATGCGGTTGAATCGGATTGTGGGGTTGGGTGAAGGGGTGGACCGGACCGGGCATCTGAGTCCAGCCGCGCTGGAACGGACTTTTGCGGCCGTCGAGGAATACGCCGGTTTTGTGCGCCGGGAGGACGTCCAGCAGATTCGGATGGTGGCGACTTCCGCTTCGCGCGATGCGGATAATTTTTCGCAGTTTAGCGCCGGGGTGCAGGCGCGGCTGGGGGTGACGCCGGAAGTCATTTCGGGACGAGTCGAGGCCACGTTGGGATTTACCGGGACGCTGTCGGCGCATCGCGACATTGCCAGTCCGGCTCTGACCGTTGACATCGGGGGAGGTTCTACCGAGTTTGCGTTTGGTCAGGCCAACCCCGATACCGGCCAGTTTGACCAGGTCACGGCGGCGGTGTCGATGAATATGGGTTCCACGCGGGTCACCGAACGTTACCTGCGGCCCGCCGAGGATGCGTGCGGAGTGCCCAGCGAGGACGCTATCAGCCAGGCTGGTCAGTTTGTAGATTCGCTGATTGCCCAAGCTAGCGCGAGTGTGCCGTTGGAGCGTGCTCGCGAGGTAGTCGGGGTGGCCGGTTCGGTTACGACTTTGACCGCTTTGGAGTTGGGGTTGGACAGTTATGAGCCGGACAAAATCAACGGCGCCGTGCTGGATTCCGGCGCGCTGCGGGAACGCGCCCGGCGTTTGATTCGGATGCCGCACGCGGAAAAAGCCCAGCTGGGGCCCATGCACCCGCAGCGGGTGCGCCAGATTGCCGGGGGAGTCTTGGTGTGGGAGCGGATTCTTGCTTGGTTGGAAGCTCATCCGGCTTCCGGTCTAGCGGATTCCTCCGCGATGCCTGCCGGTGAACAACGTGGAACATTCCCGGTTCGGACCTCGGAAAACGACATCCTTGACGGGATTATCCTGTCCCAGATTCCCTGA
- the nhaA gene encoding Na+/H+ antiporter NhaA has translation MDKEVPSNDKENENLDKGLFGEPDLAGPSPEDYDAAVRVGEERLSAQERFARFVSDDIVGGLILIIAAIIALVCANTPFREGYQAVAQFVPDPGLAQAAATDTLSVLQKLHLSMPIEEWARDGILAIFFFTVGLELKEEFTHGALHDPRTAAMPIIAAAFGMAGPALVYVAVTAITGSGAWHGWAIPTATDIAFAVAILQIFGRGLPNGARTFLLTLAVADDLGGIIVIAVFYGSDLNLAFLLPMAACAALFGFLCHKRKGYWYFLIPLGVLTWYFMLVSGIHATIAGVVLGMVVPADKHDWEVHNLVEQISMKVNPVSAAFAVPFFAFFAAGVDIVDTPGGALKMLTNPVAVAVMLALPFGKLLGISGSVFVMEKFTPLHLEKGVTMGDVVPISLVAGIGFTVALLISHLSFRGNDLLTQAGSIGVVMGTALSIVLGAIALQVRLAYRRSHAHE, from the coding sequence ATGGACAAAGAAGTGCCAAGCAATGATAAAGAAAACGAAAATCTCGACAAGGGCCTCTTCGGTGAGCCGGATTTAGCCGGTCCGTCCCCGGAAGATTACGATGCCGCGGTTCGAGTTGGTGAAGAACGCCTTAGCGCTCAAGAGCGTTTCGCCCGGTTTGTTTCCGACGACATCGTCGGGGGCTTGATTCTGATTATCGCCGCCATTATCGCCCTGGTTTGCGCTAACACGCCTTTCCGCGAAGGGTATCAGGCGGTGGCACAGTTCGTGCCCGACCCCGGCTTGGCGCAGGCTGCCGCCACTGACACCCTGTCGGTGCTGCAAAAACTGCACCTGTCCATGCCTATTGAAGAATGGGCGCGTGACGGTATCCTGGCGATTTTCTTTTTCACGGTCGGGTTAGAGCTAAAGGAAGAGTTCACCCACGGCGCCCTGCACGATCCACGAACCGCGGCAATGCCGATTATCGCCGCCGCCTTTGGCATGGCCGGGCCCGCCCTAGTTTACGTGGCCGTCACCGCCATCACCGGCTCTGGAGCTTGGCACGGCTGGGCGATTCCGACCGCCACGGATATTGCTTTCGCGGTCGCGATTTTGCAGATTTTTGGCCGCGGCCTGCCCAACGGAGCCCGGACCTTCCTGTTGACCCTGGCGGTAGCCGACGACTTGGGCGGGATTATCGTCATCGCCGTGTTCTATGGCTCTGATTTGAATCTCGCTTTCCTGTTGCCGATGGCGGCGTGTGCCGCCCTGTTCGGGTTCCTGTGTCACAAGCGGAAAGGCTACTGGTACTTCCTGATTCCTCTGGGGGTGTTGACCTGGTACTTCATGCTGGTTTCCGGTATTCACGCCACGATTGCCGGAGTAGTTTTGGGCATGGTCGTTCCTGCCGACAAACACGACTGGGAAGTTCACAACCTGGTGGAACAGATTTCTATGAAGGTCAACCCGGTTTCGGCCGCGTTTGCGGTGCCGTTCTTCGCTTTCTTTGCTGCTGGCGTGGACATCGTGGACACTCCCGGCGGAGCGCTCAAGATGCTGACCAATCCCGTAGCCGTGGCGGTCATGCTGGCGTTGCCTTTCGGAAAATTGCTGGGGATTTCCGGTTCTGTGTTCGTGATGGAAAAGTTCACTCCCCTACACCTGGAAAAGGGTGTGACCATGGGTGATGTGGTTCCGATTTCGCTGGTGGCAGGGATTGGTTTCACGGTGGCGCTGTTGATTTCGCACCTGTCTTTCCGCGGCAACGATTTGCTGACCCAAGCCGGTTCTATCGGCGTGGTCATGGGCACCGCACTGTCCATCGTCCTGGGCGCTATCGCTTTGCAGGTACGCCTGGCGTACCGCCGGTCGCACGCCCACGAGTGA
- a CDS encoding response regulator transcription factor, producing the protein MSENENETGQSAPSTQSTPSEAIKVLLVDDQSLIRMGFRMVLEAADDITVVGEAADGKTALQMVKATAPDVVLMDVRMPNMNGIEATSEIIASNPNVKVLILTTFDLDEYAFAALRAGASGFLLKDAKPEELIGAIRNVAHGDATISPRVTKRMLDMFAPQLPGDQDGDTETNLVDQALLESLTDRETEVLTLIAQGLTNQEIATQLFISMTTVKTHVGNILNKIGARDRVQAVIFAYENGLVSA; encoded by the coding sequence GTGAGTGAAAACGAAAACGAAACTGGACAGTCCGCGCCGTCCACGCAGTCCACGCCCAGCGAAGCTATCAAAGTGCTGCTGGTCGACGACCAATCCCTAATCCGCATGGGTTTTCGGATGGTGCTGGAAGCGGCGGACGACATCACAGTAGTGGGCGAAGCGGCAGACGGCAAAACCGCGCTACAGATGGTCAAAGCGACCGCGCCGGACGTGGTACTGATGGACGTACGGATGCCCAATATGAATGGCATCGAGGCAACCTCGGAAATCATCGCCAGCAACCCGAACGTGAAAGTCCTCATCCTCACCACTTTTGACCTGGACGAATACGCTTTCGCCGCACTGCGGGCCGGGGCCAGCGGATTCCTGCTGAAAGACGCCAAACCCGAGGAACTCATCGGCGCAATCCGCAACGTCGCCCACGGGGACGCCACGATTTCCCCGCGCGTGACGAAACGGATGCTGGATATGTTTGCCCCGCAGCTACCCGGTGACCAGGACGGCGACACGGAGACAAATCTGGTCGACCAAGCCCTGCTGGAAAGCCTCACCGACCGGGAAACCGAGGTCCTCACCCTCATCGCACAGGGGCTGACCAATCAGGAAATCGCCACGCAACTGTTCATCTCGATGACCACTGTGAAAACCCACGTGGGCAATATCCTGAACAAGATTGGCGCCCGCGACCGAGTGCAAGCCGTCATTTTTGCCTACGAAAACGGCCTCGTTTCCGCATAA
- a CDS encoding histidine kinase — MSNVLLLVTFIVLFGVGILVVVQAGFLEPQENLAARGMMALVITLLMVVAVLLARIVQLGRDRVDELTLRNRQLELEREQSEQIAVADERARIAREMHDIVAHSLTVLIAMSDGATAAIDKNPELAKEALRNMSETGRAALADTRRLVGVLRQPTEVPQNLDPNAPQDDQTSSLEEVRFTPSPDLAEMDGLIAQFRAAGLPITYRYTGDEVPADGPLQLTIYRIIQESLTNILRHAPASTAVEVDLQARDNGIRIVVFNATSLAGINPGGGKGLIGMRERAAVYDGHVEAGPTPGGWRVEATLQWQPEAPKSEGWVMPA, encoded by the coding sequence GTGTCGAACGTGTTGCTGCTGGTCACGTTCATTGTGCTGTTCGGGGTCGGCATTTTGGTAGTGGTCCAAGCGGGTTTCCTGGAACCGCAGGAGAATCTGGCTGCCCGCGGGATGATGGCGCTGGTCATCACCCTGCTGATGGTGGTGGCGGTGCTGTTGGCACGCATTGTTCAGTTGGGACGAGACCGGGTGGACGAGTTGACGTTGCGCAACCGGCAGTTGGAGCTGGAGCGCGAGCAGTCCGAACAGATTGCGGTGGCTGACGAACGTGCCCGGATTGCCCGGGAAATGCACGATATTGTGGCCCACTCGCTGACGGTGTTGATTGCGATGAGTGACGGCGCCACCGCCGCGATTGACAAAAATCCCGAGCTCGCCAAGGAAGCCTTGCGCAATATGAGCGAAACAGGGCGGGCGGCGCTGGCGGATACGCGCCGCCTGGTGGGAGTGCTGCGCCAACCCACCGAAGTACCCCAGAACCTTGACCCGAACGCCCCTCAGGACGACCAAACATCCTCGCTAGAGGAAGTCCGCTTCACCCCTTCTCCGGATTTGGCGGAAATGGACGGACTAATCGCCCAGTTCCGGGCGGCCGGCCTGCCGATTACCTACCGTTACACCGGGGATGAGGTGCCGGCTGACGGTCCGCTGCAACTGACGATTTATCGGATCATCCAAGAGTCTTTGACTAACATTTTGCGTCACGCACCCGCCTCCACCGCGGTTGAGGTCGATTTACAAGCGCGGGATAACGGCATTCGTATCGTCGTGTTTAACGCCACTTCCCTGGCGGGGATTAATCCCGGCGGCGGGAAGGGACTCATTGGAATGCGCGAGCGCGCTGCGGTCTATGACGGTCACGTGGAGGCTGGCCCCACGCCCGGGGGATGGCGGGTCGAGGCAACTTTGCAGTGGCAGCCCGAAGCGCCGAAGTCCGAGGGCTGGGTTATGCCCGCGTAG
- a CDS encoding Bax inhibitor-1/YccA family protein, which yields MSNPVFTRNKVFTERTPGGYPTMPGYQVGGGATQTYPGNAPHVSYAPEQPQQFPTPQGQEQYGTVSGSRPVTLDDVLIKTVLTFGTLLLFGAGAWALTAANPGLGMSVAFGSMIVALVLGLVNSFKRSPSPALILAYAAFEGLMLGGISSMFAALYDGVVMKAIVATLVTTGVMLVLFKTKVVRNSPTLMRVVMVGMFSIFVFYLGNLVVSLINPAWSFYGPNAPTIGGFPLWIVVSLIAIGLAAFSLVTDFDYIVKAVDNGAPQETAWTAAFGLMVTLVWLYIEFLRIFAFFASDN from the coding sequence ATGAGCAACCCAGTGTTTACACGCAACAAAGTTTTTACCGAGCGCACGCCGGGAGGTTACCCGACTATGCCCGGTTACCAGGTCGGTGGCGGGGCCACCCAGACCTATCCCGGCAATGCTCCCCACGTGAGCTACGCGCCGGAACAACCCCAGCAGTTCCCCACCCCGCAGGGCCAGGAACAGTACGGCACGGTCTCTGGCAGCCGTCCCGTCACTCTGGACGATGTTCTGATTAAGACAGTGCTGACTTTCGGGACCCTCCTGCTTTTCGGAGCCGGGGCCTGGGCGTTGACCGCAGCCAATCCGGGACTGGGCATGAGCGTGGCATTCGGCTCGATGATTGTGGCCTTGGTGTTGGGCCTGGTGAACTCGTTCAAACGCAGCCCCTCCCCGGCGCTCATTTTGGCTTACGCCGCTTTTGAAGGTCTCATGTTGGGCGGCATCTCTAGCATGTTCGCCGCGCTTTACGACGGCGTGGTGATGAAAGCAATCGTGGCGACCCTGGTCACCACCGGGGTAATGCTGGTGCTGTTTAAGACCAAGGTGGTGCGCAACTCACCGACCCTCATGCGAGTCGTCATGGTCGGAATGTTTTCGATTTTTGTGTTCTACCTGGGCAACCTGGTGGTCAGCCTCATCAACCCGGCCTGGTCTTTCTACGGCCCGAACGCCCCGACCATCGGCGGCTTCCCGCTGTGGATTGTGGTCAGCCTCATCGCTATCGGTTTAGCGGCGTTCTCCCTGGTCACAGACTTTGACTACATCGTCAAAGCAGTCGATAACGGGGCGCCCCAGGAAACCGCCTGGACGGCAGCTTTTGGCCTGATGGTGACCCTGGTCTGGCTCTACATTGAGTTCCTGCGGATTTTCGCATTCTTTGCGTCCGATAACTAG